In Acidimicrobiia bacterium, the sequence CGCGAGCACGATCGCGGTGCTCGGGGCGCTCGTGGGGATCCCGCTCGGTGTGGTGCTGGGCAAGATCGCGTGGGGACTCGTCGCCGAGAGCTTGGGGGTCGCCACCGACGCCGCGGTCGGTGCGGTCGCCATTGTCGCGGTGGTGCCAGCCGCGCTCCTCGTTGCCAACGCATTGGCCGTCATCCCGGCGCGTGCTGCGGCGCGCACGCCTCCAGCCGTCGCGTTGCGGGCCGAGTGATGGGATCCTCCCTCTGTCGACTCCGCTGCGCGCACGCACGCGGCCGTCGTGCTGAGGAGCGAGTGTTGGGCGCGGTCTGGTTCCGGTTTTCCGGCAGCGATGCTCCTCGCCAACTTCATCGCTGCGCTCTCTGCCCGCGCGGTCGCTCGCACCAAACCAGCAACCGTCCTGAGATCCGAGTAGTCAGAGCTATCTCGAAGTGACAGGAGTCACCATGTCCAGCACGCCCATTGAACCGCTCGTGATCAGCGGCATCCGCGAGTACACCGACGAGCCGCGTCCCGCGTTGCGTGGGCGCGCCTGGCGTGTCGCGCCCGTCGCCATCGCCGCTGGGGCGCTGGCCATCGTCGCTGCGTCGCTTGAGACGTCGGCGGACATCAGCCCGGGTCGCATCCTGTGCGCGGTGGTGGTCACGTTGTGGTCGGTGTGCGCGCTGTTCGTCGCACGGCGGCGCAGCCACGAGCTGCTCCCGCTGCTCATGGCTTTGGGTGCCCTGGCGGGGGCGCTCGCGCTGGTTGGCGCCGTCGTCCTGGGCCGCGACATCTCGGCGTCCGACGCTGATCTCGCGGCAGCGGTTCGCGCGTTCGGGATTGCACTGCTGCCGGCGATTGGTGCCCACCTCGCGTTCGGCATGCCCGATGGCGCGCTGCGCACGACGGGCCGGCGCGTGATCGTCGTCATGCTGTACGTCGCGGCACTCAGTGTGGGCGCGTTGGCGTTCTCGGACCGACCCGACCTCGACTTCGCACCATTGGTCGGTCTTGCTTCCGTGGCCGTGCTGACGTCGGCGATCGCATTCATCGCCAGGGGACAGCGCGCACCGATGGCCGAGCGCTCGCGCTTCCAGTGGCCGGCGTGGGGTGTGACCGTCGCAGCAGCCGTCGGCCTCGGCGCGGTGGTGCTCAACGCGTTGGTCGACTGGCCCGAGTCGCTCGAAGCGATCGCGGTTGGCGCGACTGCGCTCGTACCCTTCTCGATCGCCATCGCCGCCGCGAGGGACGTGCCGGTGCGCATCGACCGTCTGCTCGTGCACACGATCACCCTCGCCGGACTGTTCGGTTTGGTCGGCGTGTCGTACCTCGTTGTGGTGCTCGGTCTGGGTCGCGATCCAAACGAAGACGAGCGTTCGTTGTTGGGGCTCTCGATGCTCGCAGCAGCCCTCGCAGCATTGCTCTGGGTTCCGACGCGCGAACGGCTCGACGACTTCGCGACTCGAAGGGTCTACGGCGAGCGTCACGCGCCCGACGAGGTGTTGCGTACGTTCGGGAGTCGTCTCACGCGCGCCTTGCCGCTCGACGAGCTGTTGCTCCAGCTCGCGGAGTCGCTGAAGGCGACGATGGCGCTCGAGCGCGCCGAGGTTTGGACTCAGGCCGCGTCCGGGAAGCTCGAGCGCGCCGTGTCGGTGCCCGACCGCGGCCCGGCCGAGCTCGCGCTCGGCGCAGAGGAAGAGACGGTGGTCGCGCGCGCGGGCGTGTCGGGTCCGGCATGGGCACGCGTGTGGCTCCCGTCCTTGGTCGCCGGTGGGTCCGAGGAAGCGGTGATGCGCGTCGCGCCGATCACCAACTCGGGGGAGCTGCTCGGGCTGATGGTGGTACGCCGACCCGATGGTGCGCCCCCATTCGGTGAGGACGACGACCAGGCGCTCACCGAGCTCGCTCGCCAGGTGGGGCTCGCCCTGCACAACGTCACGCTCGACTCGGCGTTGCAGGAGTCGCTCGACGAGGTGCGCCGACAGGCCGATGAGATCAGGGCCTCGCGCGCCCGCATCGTGCAGGCGGGCGACGCGCAGCGGCGCGCCATCGAGCGAGATCTGCACGATGGCGCACAGCAACACCTCGTCGCGCTCGCCGTGAGTGTGCGGCTGGCCCGAACGGTGGCCGACAGCGATCCAGAGCAGGCGAAAGTGATGATGGAGCAGATCGGCATCGACCTTCAGGACGCGGTGCAGGAGCTGCGCAGACTCGCGCACGGCATCTACCCGCCGCTGCTCGCAGAGCGCGGGCTCGGCGAAGCGCTGTCGGCCGCGGCGGGACGTGCGGCGCTGCCCACGGAGATCCGAGCCGACGGCATCGGGCGCTTCGCCCAGCCGATCGAGGCCGCGTTGTACTTCTGCGTGCTCGAAGCGCTGCAGAACGCGGGCAAGCACGCGGGTGACGGCGCGGAAGCGACGGTCACGGTTCGCGAGGACGAAGGCGCGCTGCTGTTCGAGGTGGCCGACGACGGCGCCGGCTTCGACCTCTCGTCGGGTGCACAGCAGGGGCACGGGTTCGTGAACATGAACGACCGGGTGGGAGCCATCGGCGGAACCGTGACGGTCGACTCGGCGCCGTCGAAGGGCACGCGCATCTCGGGTCGCATCCCGATCACGGGGACGACCGTCAGGACCAGTGACCGTCCCAGGTTTCGAGGATGACCTGGGGGCCGAACTCCTCCTTGTTCACGTACCGCGCCGCGCCACAGTCCTTGGCGTCGGCGGGGAGGTCGGCGGCTTGATACGTGGAGAGCAGCATCACGACCGCGCCGGGGTGCGCCGTCATGATCCGGCGGGTGGCCTCGATGCCATTGATGCCCGGCAGGTTGATGTCCATCAGCACGAGGCCGGGGGAGAGCTCATCGGCCATCTCAACGGCTTGCTCGCCGCTCTCGGCCTCGGCGACGACGTCAAAGCCCGGAGTGGCGGTGACCACCGCGCGTGCGGCGCGTCGGAACGGCGCTTGGTCGTCCACGATCAGCACCGCGACAGGGTCCGCCATCACGCAGTCGCTCGCTGCGCCGCAGGGTACCTACGCCGCGGCCGCTCGCTCTCAGTGGCCACGACTGATTCTCCCACCGATACGTCGAACTGGCCCAGGGTGCCCGCACCGACCCGGGGGTGGGGCCAGCATCACCCTGAGAGAAAGAGGAGGACGGCCTTGACGCGACGATGCACGTCGGGCTCCTCGGACAGGCCGAGCTTGGAGAACACCGAGTTGATGTGCTTCTCCACCGCGCGCTCCGAGAGCCCGAGCGCGCCCGCCACGCCGGCGTTGTTCCGCCCCTCGGCCATCGCGCCGAGCACCTCGCGCTCGCGGGGCGTCAGCTGCTCCAGCGGGGAGTCGCGGTGCCGAGAGCGGGCCTCCACGAGGCTCTCGATGACCTTGGGGTCGATGAACGAACCGCCGGTCGCGACCTCGCGGATCGCGCGCACAAGCTGGTCGATGTCGGAGACGCGTTCCTTCAGCAGGTAGCCGCGGCGTGCGGAGCCGTGCTCGAGCAACGCCAGCGCGTAGCCCGGCTCGACGAACTGGCTCAGCACCACGACGCCGACGTCGGGGTGCGAGGCGTGCAGGGCGTCGGCGGCCCGGATGCCCTCGTCGGTGCCGGTTGGTGGCATCCGGATGTCGGTGAGCACCACGTCGGGCACGAGCTCGGCGACGGCCGCGAGCAGCGTCTCGTAGTCCTCGCACGCGCCGACGACCTCGACATCGGGCTCGGTGTCGAGCAGACGGACGACCCCCTCACGCACGAGGTAGCTGTCCTCCGCCACCACCACACGGATGGGCATTTCCGGAGGCTACCGACCGCGGCGCAGGCACCGTGCGCCGCAGGTAGCCGTTCGCCGAAGTGGAGCGGAGCGGCCCGGCGCGAAGCGCCGAGAGCGGGAAGAGTGGGACGCTAGCGTTCACGCCCGTGAAGGCACTTCGTCTCGTCGCGGTCTCGTTCGTCGTCGCCGGCTCGGTGCTCGTCTGTGCCGGGACCGCCAGCGCGGGTTCGAGCGAGGGGATCCGCAACTACGAGGTCGAGATCAAGATCGAACCCACCGGCGCACTGCTGATCACCGAGACGATCGACTACGACTTCGGCGACTTCGCCGTCGACCGTCACGGAATCTTCCGCGACATCCCGGTGCGCTTCGACTACCCGAAGAAGGACAACACCGACCGGGTCTACGAGATCGAGGTTGTCTCGGTCTCAGGGTCGGAGGGGACACCCGACCAGTACGAGACCTCCGAGTTCACCGAGGGCAGCGTCGGGTTCTTCGAGATCAAGATCGGCGACGCCAACACGACGATCGAAGGCGAGCACACCTACGAGATCGTGTACCGGGTCAAGGGTGCACTCAACGGGTTCAGGGACCACGACGAGCTCTACTGGAATGCGATCGGCGACCAGTGGGGGGTGATCGTCGATCACGCCGTGGCCACGGTCGACGCACCCGCCGACATCACGGCGATTCGTTGCTTCCAAGGCGCGTACAGCTCGACGGCGGAGTGCGAGCGGTCCTCCAGCGACGGCTCGACGGCGTCGTTCGCCGAGACCGACCTGTTCCCGTTCAACGCGATGACCGTGGTGATCGCACTTCCGAAGGGCGCGGTTCCGAACCCGAACAAGCAGCGGATCTTCGAAGAACGGTGGACGGTCGGGAAGGCGTTCGACCTCACGCCCACCACGGGCGGCCTCGCCGGTGGTCTGTTCCTGGCCGGCGTCGGTGGCTACGTGCTCGCGTTCCAGCGCTTCGGGCGCGATCGCCGCTACAAGGGCGGCGCCGTCGACCACGCCTTCGGCACCGAGGGCGGTCCCGACGAGGTCACCCCGTTGTTCGGTGCCGACGCGGAGACCCCGGTGGAGTTTGTGCCGCTCGACGACCTGGGGCCCGGGCAGGTCGGGACGCTCGTCGACTTCCATGCCAACCCGCTCGACGTCACCGCGACCATCGTCGACCTCGCGGTGCGCAAGTACCTCCTGATCGAAGAGGTACCCACCGAGTCGAAGTGGCTCAAGAACGACTGGAAGCTCACGCGACTCAAGAAGTCCGATGAGGACCTCAAAGACTACGAGAAAGCGCTCCTGCAGGGTCTCTTCCAGGGGCGCGACGACGGCGACGTCGAGCTCTCGGAGCTCAAGTACAAGTTCGCGGCCCGCATGCAGAAGGTGCAGGCCGCGCTGGACAAGGATGCCAAGGACCAGGGCTGGTTCATCAAGGACCCGAGCAAGGCGTGCGTGAGCATCGGCTGCCTCGGGATGGTGGTCGAGCTTGTCGGCATCGCGGTCACCGGGGTGCTGGCAGCCTTCACCAACCTGG encodes:
- a CDS encoding response regulator transcription factor, whose amino-acid sequence is MADPVAVLIVDDQAPFRRAARAVVTATPGFDVVAEAESGEQAVEMADELSPGLVLMDINLPGINGIEATRRIMTAHPGAVVMLLSTYQAADLPADAKDCGAARYVNKEEFGPQVILETWDGHWS
- a CDS encoding DUF2207 domain-containing protein, which encodes MKALRLVAVSFVVAGSVLVCAGTASAGSSEGIRNYEVEIKIEPTGALLITETIDYDFGDFAVDRHGIFRDIPVRFDYPKKDNTDRVYEIEVVSVSGSEGTPDQYETSEFTEGSVGFFEIKIGDANTTIEGEHTYEIVYRVKGALNGFRDHDELYWNAIGDQWGVIVDHAVATVDAPADITAIRCFQGAYSSTAECERSSSDGSTASFAETDLFPFNAMTVVIALPKGAVPNPNKQRIFEERWTVGKAFDLTPTTGGLAGGLFLAGVGGYVLAFQRFGRDRRYKGGAVDHAFGTEGGPDEVTPLFGADAETPVEFVPLDDLGPGQVGTLVDFHANPLDVTATIVDLAVRKYLLIEEVPTESKWLKNDWKLTRLKKSDEDLKDYEKALLQGLFQGRDDGDVELSELKYKFAARMQKVQAALDKDAKDQGWFIKDPSKACVSIGCLGMVVELVGIAVTGVLAAFTNLGLLGIPIIILGLIIMFSGAWAPARSAKGSAILRRVHGFRRFIEESEKPRAEFAEKKNLFSEYLPYAIVFGAVDKWARTFQALAGEPPDTSYWYRSTTPFEYVAFSSAINGFTTTTAGTLTSSPPSTSGSSGFSGGGGFSGGGGGGGGGGSW
- a CDS encoding response regulator transcription factor; translation: MPIRVVVAEDSYLVREGVVRLLDTEPDVEVVGACEDYETLLAAVAELVPDVVLTDIRMPPTGTDEGIRAADALHASHPDVGVVVLSQFVEPGYALALLEHGSARRGYLLKERVSDIDQLVRAIREVATGGSFIDPKVIESLVEARSRHRDSPLEQLTPREREVLGAMAEGRNNAGVAGALGLSERAVEKHINSVFSKLGLSEEPDVHRRVKAVLLFLSG
- a CDS encoding histidine kinase — encoded protein: MSSTPIEPLVISGIREYTDEPRPALRGRAWRVAPVAIAAGALAIVAASLETSADISPGRILCAVVVTLWSVCALFVARRRSHELLPLLMALGALAGALALVGAVVLGRDISASDADLAAAVRAFGIALLPAIGAHLAFGMPDGALRTTGRRVIVVMLYVAALSVGALAFSDRPDLDFAPLVGLASVAVLTSAIAFIARGQRAPMAERSRFQWPAWGVTVAAAVGLGAVVLNALVDWPESLEAIAVGATALVPFSIAIAAARDVPVRIDRLLVHTITLAGLFGLVGVSYLVVVLGLGRDPNEDERSLLGLSMLAAALAALLWVPTRERLDDFATRRVYGERHAPDEVLRTFGSRLTRALPLDELLLQLAESLKATMALERAEVWTQAASGKLERAVSVPDRGPAELALGAEEETVVARAGVSGPAWARVWLPSLVAGGSEEAVMRVAPITNSGELLGLMVVRRPDGAPPFGEDDDQALTELARQVGLALHNVTLDSALQESLDEVRRQADEIRASRARIVQAGDAQRRAIERDLHDGAQQHLVALAVSVRLARTVADSDPEQAKVMMEQIGIDLQDAVQELRRLAHGIYPPLLAERGLGEALSAAAGRAALPTEIRADGIGRFAQPIEAALYFCVLEALQNAGKHAGDGAEATVTVREDEGALLFEVADDGAGFDLSSGAQQGHGFVNMNDRVGAIGGTVTVDSAPSKGTRISGRIPITGTTVRTSDRPRFRG